A region of Myxococcus stipitatus DSM 14675 DNA encodes the following proteins:
- a CDS encoding DUF2378 family protein, translating into MADELLVFEQTIEALFLRALQGRLTPACKERLRQAGLDVDQKLRPAYSFESWMAFLRIAAEELFPRDSVAQGTWKLGEAYIEGFRETMLGRAVLSLLRVLGPRRTLMRATQNFRAGNNYTESKLSELSPTQFELWMNEVGAYPDFTAGIIHAGLRVAGAQEVRVEPSNYDGHACTYRISWKEASVSSGVAGSGDSKAAMRSGSISSL; encoded by the coding sequence ATGGCTGACGAGCTTCTCGTCTTTGAGCAGACCATCGAAGCCCTCTTCCTCCGCGCGCTGCAGGGGCGGCTGACGCCTGCCTGCAAGGAGCGCCTGAGGCAGGCGGGGCTCGATGTGGACCAGAAACTCCGTCCCGCCTACTCCTTTGAGTCCTGGATGGCCTTCCTGCGCATCGCCGCGGAGGAGCTGTTCCCTCGGGATTCGGTTGCCCAGGGGACGTGGAAGCTGGGCGAGGCCTACATCGAGGGCTTCCGGGAGACGATGCTCGGCCGTGCGGTGCTGTCGCTGCTGCGCGTGCTAGGGCCTCGCAGGACGCTCATGCGGGCCACGCAGAACTTCCGGGCGGGCAACAACTACACCGAGTCGAAGCTCTCGGAGCTCTCCCCCACCCAGTTCGAGCTGTGGATGAACGAAGTGGGGGCCTACCCTGACTTCACCGCTGGCATCATCCATGCGGGGCTCCGCGTCGCCGGAGCCCAGGAAGTGCGCGTGGAGCCGTCCAACTACGACGGCCACGCCTGCACCTACCGCATCAGCTGGAAGGAGGCCTCGGTCTCTTCCGGCGTGGCGGGGAGCGGAGACTCCAAGGCCGCCATGAGATCCGGGTCCATCAGCTCCCTGTAG
- a CDS encoding TonB-dependent receptor, whose protein sequence is MHLNRVLRETGVVLAAGLLYGSAAFAQSSTMIGTVIDSQSRQPVADVVVTATSPNLQGEQMVVTDAQGNYRIPQLPPGTYTLRFEKEQYKPYARSDVQLRLNRTIRVNVELLPESLGEVVEIVGAPPTIDVGSTTTGVNVDQEFIKRIAVARPGGKGGAARSFESLAELAPGAQNDQYGVSINGATSPENGYVVDGLSTNDPAYGVNASPMSIEFVQDVNIITGGYMPEFGRSTGGVINAVTRSGSNEFHGTVFANWTPGTLEGNRKIVRSEGTVISGLNELKNLGDFGATLGGPIIKDKLWFFAGFTPSFTRYQHTRTLNALRLDPTTGETQTDSSGFSIVDPIRGSDRQYYADNRTIQYMGKLTYLINQDHNVSLALNGTPTTTGGLGKLSINPQSGALPGAITTRPGDFGQLETNANATAVALKYAGAFMEKKVLVDATLGWFHQTASTLPADGSKLGSSQGLAGYARMQYTSPRRLTVFEGLPAGQEGACDPVIVNAGTPDEEIIERCPVTGYFVGGPGYMSDSTLDRYQVNAKATYLLNALGTHVLKAGADAEFLSYDQLKAYGGGVYFAEGANYGAANGFGPTYNNGQPYSGNTVRDFRRYGYQASPDSPITQLTQQSKTTSTTVGGFLQDSWSIANRVTLNLGVRYDVQAMYGGDGELALIMGNQWSPRLGAIVDPFANGRTKFFVNYARYYEQVPLNMMDRAFPGERRYEARRAFAEPGESGGCDPSRRESQETDCRNPNYVVNLPEGNRNPNRLYTGGKVENEPIDPDIQPQSSEEVVVGAEYELIANTRVGASYTHRNMNMVIEDMSRDDGNSYFLGNPGSGFAKEFPKPERNYDNVTVYLNRTFSDGWLAQANYTWSRLYGNYPGLFRPETAQLDPNILSDFDLVSLLTNRTGLLPFDRTHQIKVFGAKEFNFTNALSASVGVSYRGNSGTPINYFGAHSLYGEDESFVLPRGAGGRTPWINTIDSNIGVNYRVSKDSMLSVTLDVFNLFNFQGVSGVDQTYTRLPVAPIANGTPSDLPGNVTWQPGEERDEAFGSVDGDINPNFKNPTSYQAPRQMRIGVRYTF, encoded by the coding sequence ATGCACTTGAACCGAGTGCTCCGGGAAACCGGAGTTGTCCTGGCCGCAGGTCTGCTTTATGGATCGGCGGCTTTCGCGCAGTCGAGCACGATGATCGGAACGGTCATCGACTCACAGAGCCGGCAGCCTGTCGCTGATGTGGTAGTGACCGCAACCTCGCCCAACCTTCAGGGTGAGCAGATGGTGGTTACTGACGCTCAGGGCAACTACCGTATTCCCCAGCTTCCGCCGGGTACGTACACCCTGCGGTTCGAGAAGGAGCAGTACAAGCCGTACGCGCGTTCTGACGTCCAGCTGCGCCTGAACCGCACCATCCGCGTCAACGTCGAGCTGCTCCCCGAGTCCCTCGGTGAGGTGGTTGAGATCGTCGGCGCCCCGCCGACCATCGACGTGGGCTCCACGACCACGGGCGTCAACGTGGATCAGGAGTTCATCAAGCGCATCGCGGTCGCCCGTCCGGGCGGCAAGGGCGGCGCGGCTCGCTCGTTCGAGTCCCTGGCCGAGCTGGCGCCTGGCGCCCAGAACGACCAGTACGGTGTCTCCATCAACGGTGCGACCTCGCCTGAGAACGGCTACGTGGTGGACGGTCTGTCCACGAACGACCCGGCCTACGGCGTGAACGCCAGCCCGATGAGCATCGAGTTCGTGCAGGACGTGAACATCATCACCGGCGGTTACATGCCGGAGTTCGGTCGCTCCACGGGCGGTGTCATCAACGCGGTGACCCGGTCGGGCTCCAACGAGTTCCACGGAACGGTCTTCGCGAACTGGACCCCTGGAACCCTGGAAGGCAACCGCAAGATCGTCCGGTCGGAAGGCACGGTCATCAGCGGTCTGAACGAGCTGAAGAACCTGGGTGACTTCGGTGCCACCCTCGGCGGTCCGATCATCAAGGACAAGCTGTGGTTCTTCGCCGGCTTCACGCCGTCGTTCACGCGCTACCAGCACACCCGTACGCTCAACGCGCTCCGTCTGGACCCGACCACGGGTGAGACGCAGACCGACTCGAGCGGCTTCTCCATCGTCGACCCGATCCGCGGCTCGGACCGTCAGTACTACGCCGACAACCGGACGATTCAGTACATGGGCAAGCTGACGTACCTCATCAACCAGGACCACAACGTCTCGCTCGCCCTCAACGGCACGCCGACGACGACCGGTGGCCTGGGCAAGCTGTCCATCAACCCGCAGTCGGGTGCCCTGCCGGGTGCGATCACGACCCGTCCGGGTGACTTCGGTCAGCTGGAGACCAACGCCAACGCCACCGCGGTCGCGCTGAAGTACGCCGGCGCGTTCATGGAGAAGAAGGTCCTGGTCGACGCGACGTTGGGCTGGTTCCACCAGACCGCGTCCACGCTGCCCGCGGACGGCAGCAAGCTGGGCAGCAGCCAGGGCCTCGCGGGCTACGCGCGCATGCAGTACACCTCTCCTCGTCGACTGACCGTCTTCGAGGGCCTGCCCGCCGGGCAGGAGGGCGCGTGCGACCCGGTCATCGTGAATGCTGGTACGCCGGATGAGGAGATCATCGAGCGTTGCCCTGTGACGGGTTACTTCGTCGGTGGCCCGGGCTACATGAGCGACTCCACGCTGGATCGCTACCAGGTCAACGCGAAGGCCACCTACCTGCTGAACGCCCTCGGCACCCACGTGCTGAAGGCTGGCGCGGACGCGGAGTTCCTGTCCTACGACCAGCTCAAGGCGTACGGCGGCGGCGTGTACTTCGCCGAAGGTGCGAACTACGGCGCCGCGAACGGCTTCGGTCCGACGTACAACAACGGCCAGCCGTACAGTGGCAACACGGTTCGCGACTTCCGTCGCTACGGCTACCAGGCGTCCCCTGACAGCCCGATCACCCAGCTGACCCAGCAGTCCAAGACCACCAGCACCACGGTCGGTGGCTTCCTGCAGGACTCCTGGTCGATCGCCAACCGCGTCACCCTGAACCTGGGTGTTCGCTACGACGTGCAGGCGATGTACGGCGGTGACGGCGAGCTGGCGCTCATCATGGGCAACCAGTGGTCGCCTCGCCTCGGCGCCATCGTCGACCCGTTCGCCAACGGCCGCACCAAGTTCTTCGTGAACTACGCTCGGTACTACGAGCAGGTTCCGCTGAACATGATGGACCGCGCGTTCCCGGGCGAGCGCCGCTACGAGGCGCGTCGCGCCTTCGCGGAGCCGGGTGAGTCTGGTGGCTGCGATCCGTCCCGCCGCGAGAGCCAGGAGACGGACTGCCGCAACCCGAACTACGTCGTCAACCTGCCGGAGGGCAACCGCAACCCGAACCGCCTCTACACGGGCGGCAAGGTGGAGAACGAGCCCATCGACCCGGACATCCAGCCGCAGTCGTCCGAGGAAGTGGTGGTCGGTGCTGAGTACGAGCTCATCGCGAACACCCGCGTGGGCGCCAGCTACACCCACCGCAACATGAACATGGTCATCGAGGACATGAGCCGCGATGACGGCAACTCGTACTTCCTCGGTAACCCGGGCAGCGGCTTCGCCAAGGAGTTCCCGAAGCCGGAGCGTAACTACGACAACGTCACGGTCTACCTGAACCGCACGTTCTCGGACGGCTGGCTGGCCCAGGCGAACTACACCTGGTCCCGTCTGTACGGTAACTACCCCGGTCTGTTCCGCCCGGAGACGGCTCAGCTCGACCCGAACATCCTCTCGGACTTCGACCTGGTCTCCCTGCTGACCAACCGCACGGGTCTGCTGCCCTTCGACCGTACGCACCAGATCAAGGTGTTCGGCGCGAAGGAGTTCAACTTCACCAACGCGCTGTCCGCGAGCGTCGGTGTCTCCTACCGCGGCAACTCGGGTACGCCGATCAACTACTTCGGTGCGCACTCCCTCTACGGTGAGGACGAGTCCTTCGTCCTCCCCCGTGGCGCGGGTGGCCGGACCCCCTGGATCAACACGATCGACTCCAACATTGGCGTCAACTACCGTGTCAGCAAGGACAGCATGCTGTCCGTGACCCTGGACGTCTTCAACCTCTTCAACTTCCAGGGCGTGTCCGGCGTGGATCAGACGTACACCCGGCTCCCCGTGGCCCCGATTGCGAACGGCACGCCGAGCGACCTGCCCGGCAACGTGACCTGGCAGCCGGGTGAAGAGCGTGATGAGGCGTTCGGCTCGGTGGATGGCGACATCAACCCGAACTTCAAGAACCCGACCTCCTACCAGGCGCCGCGTCAGATGCGTATCGGCGTCCGGTACACGTTCTAG
- a CDS encoding ExbD/TolR family protein, whose product MGMSAGPKGGIKSEINVTPLVDVVLVLLIIFMVVTPMLQRGKSVELPKATEIEKEKGKDSDPLYVSITPDKKVFVENDQVDEQALQDRIAQELVKDPGKKILLKGDNTVNVGDVRKVLDVARKAKAKQIALGVEEKK is encoded by the coding sequence ATGGGAATGTCAGCTGGCCCCAAGGGGGGCATCAAGAGCGAGATCAACGTCACGCCGCTGGTGGACGTGGTGCTGGTGCTCCTCATCATCTTCATGGTCGTCACCCCCATGCTCCAGCGCGGCAAGTCCGTGGAGCTGCCGAAGGCCACCGAAATCGAGAAGGAGAAGGGAAAGGACTCGGATCCTCTCTACGTCTCCATCACCCCGGACAAGAAGGTGTTCGTGGAGAACGACCAGGTGGACGAGCAGGCCCTGCAGGACCGCATCGCGCAGGAGCTGGTGAAGGATCCGGGCAAGAAGATCCTGCTCAAGGGTGACAACACCGTGAACGTGGGCGACGTGCGCAAGGTGCTGGACGTGGCCCGCAAGGCCAAGGCCAAGCAGATCGCGCTCGGCGTCGAGGAGAAGAAGTAA
- a CDS encoding energy transducer TonB produces the protein MFDSVLDRGQTPKARFGVGTTISVILHVALFVVAYVLSTRPPVEEEKEIEVTLKATMAPPPPPPPPPPPPAATSKPKTTPKKPKKPDAIVQPKEIPKEVPKEVEPTEQPEEAAEEPTEEAVEGGVEGGVAGGVVGGVVGGVIGGVVGGQLGGTGTEVLPFGAGMTRPEKVSGPSPEYTREALESRVQGTMIVKCVITVEGRVERCRVIKPLPHMEQAVMDALTSSRYKPVTFQGRPVQVDYTFTLNLKLPR, from the coding sequence ATGTTTGATTCAGTCCTTGACCGCGGTCAGACGCCGAAAGCGCGTTTCGGAGTGGGAACCACCATCTCGGTGATCCTACACGTCGCACTGTTCGTCGTGGCCTACGTCCTGTCCACGAGGCCACCGGTCGAGGAGGAGAAGGAGATCGAGGTGACGCTGAAGGCCACCATGGCCCCTCCGCCGCCTCCTCCTCCGCCGCCCCCTCCCCCCGCGGCGACCTCCAAGCCCAAGACGACGCCGAAGAAGCCCAAGAAGCCGGACGCCATCGTCCAGCCCAAGGAGATCCCGAAAGAGGTCCCCAAGGAGGTCGAGCCGACCGAGCAGCCTGAAGAGGCGGCGGAGGAGCCGACCGAAGAGGCCGTCGAGGGTGGTGTCGAAGGTGGCGTCGCCGGTGGTGTCGTGGGCGGCGTCGTCGGTGGCGTGATTGGCGGCGTGGTCGGCGGCCAGTTGGGCGGCACCGGAACCGAAGTGCTGCCGTTCGGCGCGGGCATGACCCGTCCCGAGAAGGTCTCGGGCCCTTCGCCCGAGTACACGCGTGAAGCGCTCGAGTCGCGCGTGCAGGGAACGATGATCGTCAAGTGCGTCATCACCGTGGAAGGTCGAGTGGAGCGCTGCCGAGTCATCAAGCCCCTTCCCCACATGGAGCAGGCCGTCATGGACGCACTGACTTCGTCACGCTACAAGCCCGTGACGTTCCAGGGACGTCCAGTCCAGGTGGATTACACCTTCACCCTGAACCTGAAGCTGCCGCGCTGA
- a CDS encoding YifB family Mg chelatase-like AAA ATPase — MLARVRSGALMGIDAVVVECEVDMALGLPYFNVVGLPEGAVRESKVRVVSALKNTGFELPQKRVTVNLAPADLRKDGVAFELPIALGVLAAARLLEDSALGRYLFGGELSLDGSLKPIKGVLPLAVAARDKGFDGVMVPAANAAEAALVEGLTVLPVSSLRDAVDHLKGERLIPPFQRGSPSAATSGQGAGPDMADVRGQPELKLALELAAAGGHNLLMCGPPGSGKTMLARRLPSILPAMTFSESLEVTKVYSVLGLLTDGHALVRERPFRAPHHTLSDAGLVGGGPTARPGELSLAHHGVLFLDELPEFRRNVLEVLRQPLEEGVIHLARANQNLSYPCRVMLVAAMNPCPCGYFNVPGHMCTCPEHRVFDYHARVSGPLLDRVDITLQTRPVEYHHLARAQPEESTSRHHRERVEAARQRQRERYAGEAQVHCNAQLPSHLLRRHCVLSPRAERMLELAVRHHGLSARAHDRLLKLALTRADLEGHGRIEETDMQLAIDCRALDRRGWLHSNTHGGAPPSRTGGSSRGLASFSPRQAPRWPAEPPQRDEGAMSRDDAAS; from the coding sequence ATGCTGGCGCGAGTGCGGTCGGGTGCGTTGATGGGAATCGACGCGGTGGTGGTGGAGTGCGAGGTCGACATGGCGCTCGGCCTCCCCTACTTCAACGTGGTGGGGCTGCCGGAAGGCGCGGTGCGAGAGTCGAAGGTGCGGGTCGTCTCCGCGCTCAAGAACACGGGCTTCGAGCTTCCACAGAAGCGCGTCACCGTGAACCTGGCTCCGGCCGACCTGCGCAAGGATGGGGTGGCCTTCGAGCTGCCCATCGCCCTGGGTGTCCTGGCGGCCGCCAGGTTGCTCGAGGACAGTGCCCTGGGCCGATATCTCTTTGGAGGGGAGCTGTCCTTGGATGGCTCACTCAAGCCCATCAAGGGCGTCCTGCCGCTCGCGGTGGCGGCCCGAGACAAGGGGTTCGACGGAGTCATGGTGCCCGCGGCCAATGCGGCCGAGGCGGCGCTCGTCGAGGGATTGACGGTGCTCCCCGTCTCGAGCCTCCGCGACGCGGTGGACCACCTGAAGGGTGAGCGGCTCATTCCCCCATTCCAGCGGGGCAGCCCCTCTGCGGCGACGTCTGGACAGGGGGCCGGGCCCGACATGGCGGACGTCCGAGGCCAGCCAGAGCTCAAGCTGGCCTTGGAGCTGGCGGCCGCGGGGGGGCACAACCTGCTGATGTGCGGCCCTCCAGGCTCTGGCAAGACGATGCTCGCACGCCGACTCCCCAGCATCCTCCCGGCGATGACCTTCTCCGAGTCGCTCGAGGTGACGAAGGTCTACTCCGTGCTGGGCCTGCTCACCGACGGCCATGCCTTGGTGCGAGAGCGCCCCTTTCGAGCGCCCCACCACACGCTCTCCGACGCGGGACTCGTGGGCGGAGGTCCCACGGCGCGACCGGGCGAGCTGTCCCTGGCGCACCATGGCGTGTTGTTCCTCGATGAGCTGCCGGAGTTCCGCCGCAACGTGCTCGAAGTCCTGCGGCAGCCGTTGGAGGAAGGCGTCATCCACCTCGCGAGGGCCAATCAGAATCTCAGCTATCCGTGCCGGGTGATGCTGGTGGCGGCGATGAACCCCTGCCCCTGTGGCTACTTCAACGTGCCGGGCCACATGTGCACCTGCCCTGAGCACCGCGTGTTCGACTACCACGCGCGCGTCAGCGGGCCCTTGTTGGACCGTGTCGACATCACCCTGCAAACGCGTCCCGTGGAGTACCACCACCTGGCCCGTGCGCAGCCCGAGGAGTCCACCAGCCGCCACCATCGGGAACGCGTGGAGGCCGCGAGGCAACGCCAGCGCGAGCGCTACGCCGGAGAAGCCCAGGTGCACTGCAACGCACAACTTCCCTCACACCTGCTGCGACGCCATTGCGTGTTGAGCCCTCGCGCGGAGCGGATGCTGGAGCTGGCGGTGCGGCACCACGGGCTTTCGGCACGTGCGCATGACCGGCTCCTCAAGCTGGCCCTGACTCGGGCGGACCTGGAAGGACATGGCCGCATCGAGGAGACAGACATGCAGCTGGCCATCGACTGCCGGGCCTTGGACCGGCGGGGCTGGCTTCATTCCAACACCCATGGCGGCGCCCCACCCTCGCGAACAGGAGGTAGCTCGCGAGGCCTCGCATCCTTCTCTCCGCGACAAGCCCCGCGATGGCCCGCGGAGCCACCTCAGCGCGACGAGGGCGCCATGTCCCGCGACGACGCGGCCAGCTGA
- a CDS encoding ExbD/TolR family protein — translation MAGHKQRQWVKPQTPPNSEINVTPLVDVVLVLIIFMVVTPLLEKDILVRVPDTEVEENQPPPDPNDQQLVVLLDKDGGYSINTEKISAADYVTRLTRMLAAKKPDEKVVFFMADDATNYGRLIAALDGAKAAGAKVLGMATELPSNAIIQGTQVDTGTPAPTPAP, via the coding sequence ATGGCCGGCCACAAGCAGCGACAGTGGGTGAAGCCGCAGACGCCGCCCAACTCGGAGATCAACGTCACGCCGCTGGTCGACGTGGTGCTGGTCCTCATCATCTTCATGGTCGTCACGCCCCTCCTGGAGAAGGACATCCTGGTGCGCGTGCCGGACACCGAGGTGGAGGAGAACCAGCCTCCGCCGGATCCGAATGATCAGCAGCTCGTGGTCCTCCTGGACAAGGACGGCGGCTACTCCATCAACACGGAGAAGATCTCCGCGGCCGACTACGTCACCCGCCTGACCCGGATGCTGGCGGCGAAGAAGCCGGACGAGAAGGTCGTCTTCTTCATGGCGGACGACGCGACCAACTACGGTCGGCTCATCGCGGCCCTGGACGGCGCGAAGGCGGCGGGTGCCAAGGTCCTCGGCATGGCGACCGAGCTGCCGTCGAACGCCATCATCCAGGGAACCCAGGTCGACACGGGTACGCCGGCGCCTACCCCGGCCCCCTGA
- a CDS encoding MotA/TolQ/ExbB proton channel family protein — protein MQFTLIDIWHHTGTFARMIIFTLAIMSVASLVVMAERMIVFRKTRSDSRNFAAKMGAILAKGDLTTAANTNLGKDVGHLGRVINSGLTAYRISPNNKDVAVESVARALERQAQREVQSMKRGLGLLATVGSTAPFVGLLGTTMGIVNAFQLMAAAGSGGLGTISAGIAEALITTAFGLLVAIPAVMAYNFLQGWVDARSVDISESSNEFLDVVARHMGGGASSSHAA, from the coding sequence ATGCAATTCACTCTCATCGATATCTGGCACCACACGGGCACGTTCGCCCGTATGATCATCTTCACCCTGGCCATCATGTCGGTGGCGTCCCTGGTCGTGATGGCGGAGCGGATGATCGTCTTCCGGAAGACCCGGTCCGACAGCCGCAACTTCGCGGCCAAGATGGGCGCCATCCTGGCGAAGGGCGACCTGACCACCGCGGCCAACACGAACCTGGGCAAGGACGTGGGTCACCTGGGCCGCGTGATCAACTCCGGCCTCACCGCGTACCGCATCAGCCCCAACAACAAGGACGTCGCGGTGGAGTCGGTGGCTCGCGCCCTGGAGCGTCAGGCGCAGCGCGAAGTGCAGAGCATGAAGCGCGGCCTGGGCCTTCTGGCCACGGTCGGCTCGACGGCGCCGTTCGTCGGTCTGCTCGGCACGACAATGGGTATCGTCAACGCGTTCCAGCTCATGGCGGCGGCCGGCTCCGGCGGTCTGGGCACCATCTCCGCGGGTATCGCCGAGGCGCTCATCACCACCGCCTTCGGTCTGCTCGTGGCCATCCCCGCCGTGATGGCGTACAACTTCCTGCAGGGCTGGGTGGATGCTCGCTCGGTGGACATCAGCGAGTCCTCCAACGAGTTCCTCGACGTGGTGGCCCGCCACATGGGCGGCGGCGCGAGCTCCTCGCACGCGGCCTGA
- a CDS encoding radical SAM protein, whose amino-acid sequence MEGRYSLIHHVRSLLEDEQGTLYKEAPYRVALCYPSPYHVGMSSLGFQAIYREIHEHPGATAERVFLPDDVEAFKRTRAPLFSWESQAPVSSFAMLAFSVAYELELTGLFSMLELAGLPLLAEERQGGRHPLVVAGGPLTFSNPDPLEPFVDVLVQGESEDLIHVLVEAAASMDREALLDHLARTPGFRVPGRGGQRYHVARAMDSRLPARSQIVTSHTELRSMFLIEPERGCSRGCHYCVMRRTTNGGMRTVPPERVLSLIPDHARRVGLVGAAVTDHPRIVELLRTIVDSGREVGVSSLRADRLTQELVNQLRRGGATNLTVAADGASQRMRDMVDRKHSEEQIVRAAEFARTAGMKQLKVYNVVGLPFEGEEDIDELIRFTAELSRILPVALGVAPFVAKRNTPLDGAPFAGIREVETRLERLRKGLRGRAEVRPTSARWAWVEYMLAQCGPEGGLAAMDAWRAGGSFSAWKKAFEGRGCEPYMARRVEDGRRNPTLWPTVPKVAPSASAA is encoded by the coding sequence ATGGAGGGCCGTTACTCACTCATCCACCACGTCCGCTCGCTGCTGGAGGACGAACAGGGCACCCTCTACAAGGAGGCGCCCTACCGCGTGGCCCTGTGCTACCCGAGCCCCTATCACGTGGGGATGAGCTCGCTGGGGTTCCAGGCCATCTATCGCGAGATTCATGAGCACCCGGGGGCGACGGCGGAGCGCGTCTTCCTTCCGGACGACGTGGAGGCGTTCAAGCGCACGCGCGCACCCCTGTTCTCCTGGGAGTCGCAGGCACCTGTCTCCAGCTTCGCCATGCTGGCGTTCTCCGTCGCGTACGAGCTGGAGCTGACCGGTCTCTTCTCGATGCTGGAGCTGGCGGGGCTGCCATTGCTGGCGGAGGAGCGCCAGGGCGGACGGCATCCCTTGGTGGTCGCCGGGGGGCCGCTGACGTTCTCCAATCCGGATCCGCTGGAGCCCTTCGTGGACGTGCTCGTCCAGGGCGAGTCCGAGGACCTGATCCACGTCCTGGTGGAGGCGGCGGCTTCCATGGACCGCGAGGCGCTGTTGGATCATCTGGCGCGCACCCCTGGCTTCCGCGTCCCGGGGCGGGGCGGACAGCGCTACCACGTCGCGCGGGCGATGGACTCGAGGCTGCCCGCCCGCTCCCAAATCGTCACGTCGCATACCGAGCTGCGGTCGATGTTCCTCATCGAGCCGGAGCGGGGCTGCTCTCGGGGCTGTCACTACTGCGTCATGCGGCGCACCACCAACGGAGGGATGCGCACGGTGCCTCCGGAGCGGGTGTTGTCGCTCATTCCGGATCATGCCCGGCGGGTGGGCCTGGTGGGCGCGGCGGTGACAGATCATCCCCGCATCGTCGAGTTGCTGCGCACCATCGTGGACTCAGGCCGCGAGGTGGGGGTGTCTTCGCTTCGCGCGGACCGGCTGACCCAGGAGCTGGTGAACCAGCTGCGCCGGGGCGGGGCGACGAACCTGACGGTGGCGGCGGACGGGGCCTCGCAGCGGATGCGGGACATGGTCGACCGCAAGCACTCGGAGGAGCAGATTGTCCGCGCCGCGGAGTTCGCGCGCACGGCGGGCATGAAGCAGCTCAAGGTGTACAACGTGGTGGGGCTGCCCTTCGAAGGGGAAGAGGACATCGACGAGCTCATCCGCTTCACCGCCGAGCTGTCGCGCATCCTGCCCGTGGCGTTGGGCGTGGCCCCCTTCGTGGCCAAGCGGAACACGCCCCTGGATGGGGCTCCCTTCGCGGGCATTCGCGAGGTGGAGACCCGGCTGGAGCGGCTGCGCAAGGGGCTGCGCGGGCGTGCCGAGGTGCGTCCCACGTCCGCGCGGTGGGCCTGGGTGGAGTACATGCTGGCCCAGTGCGGTCCGGAAGGCGGGTTGGCGGCGATGGATGCCTGGCGCGCTGGAGGCAGCTTCTCCGCCTGGAAGAAGGCCTTCGAGGGGCGGGGCTGCGAGCCCTACATGGCCCGGCGGGTGGAGGATGGTCGGCGCAACCCCACGCTCTGGCCCACTGTTCCGAAGGTGGCGCCGTCCGCGTCCGCCGCGTGA